In one window of Macrotis lagotis isolate mMagLag1 chromosome 5, bilby.v1.9.chrom.fasta, whole genome shotgun sequence DNA:
- the MFSD4B gene encoding sodium-dependent glucose transporter 1, which produces MDYNLILGLSMLGTSIGLYLIPFCKKAILLVIMMAVMGICTGILDTGGNVLILHIWKGKAASHLQALHFTFALGAFLAPLLAKLAFGNTVPSENQVTADMSNQSELADMSNQSELTPPAADLEVIFGVPANENLLLAYVVIGTYSLVIFSFFIVLFFKKNPNQEKTKEAPQRSRTAKYQVALLVLLFIFFFFYVGAEVTYGSYIFSFATAHAGMSDSQAAGLNSAFWGTFAICRGLAIFFAVCLRPGAMIVISNVGSLISSLLLVIFSKNHICLWVATAVYGASMATTFPSGVSWIEQYMTIKGKSAALFVVGAALGEMIIPVVVGSLQGKYPHLPGILYVSLGSAIATGVLFPIMYKLATAPLDSKIQERKSEDQKALLSTSRFNEEDEDDYGEDGAEEEWNKIDFEMIEMNDTMRNSVIETSRKILRESPIEISSQLLSNSIPFSSSLVITSNSSVKPLTLDREKE; this is translated from the exons ATggattataatttaattttgg GTCTGTCAATGCTGGGGACATCTATTGGTCTCTACCTTATCCCCTTTTGCAAGAAAGCTATATTACTGGTTATTATGATGGCAGTCATGGGTATTTGTACTGGAATTTTAGACACAG gTGGCAATGTCCTCATCCTGCATATATGGAAAGGTAAAGCAGCCTCACACCTTCAGGCCTTGCATTTCACTTTTGCCTTGGGGGCCTTCTTGGCTCCCTTGCTGGCCAAGTTGGCCTTTGGCAATACTGTGCCCTCTGAAAATCAGGTGACAGCTGACATGTCAAACCAGTCTGAGCTAGCTGACATGTCAAACCAGTCTGAGCTCACACCACCTGCAGCTGACTTAGAAGTCATATTTGGAGTACCTGCTAATGAGAATTTGCTCTTGGCTTATGTTGTTATAGGAACTTATAGTTTGGtgatattttccttctttattgttttatttttcaaaaaaaatccaaatcaagagaaaacaaaagaagctCCTCAGAGATCTCGCACTGCAAAATATCAGGTTGCCCTTCTTGTTCTcctttttatattcttctttttttatgtagGAGCAGAGGTCACATATGGCtcttacattttctcttttgcaaCGGCCCATGCTGGCATGAGTGACAGTCAAGCAGCAGGTTTGAACTCTGCCTTCTGGGGGACATTTGCCATTTGCAGGGGCCTGGCAATTTTTTTTGCTGTATGTCTGAGGCCTGGGGCCATGATTGTGATAAGCAATGTGGGCAGCTTGATTTCCTCCCTGCTTCTTGTGATTTTTAGTAAGAACCACATTTGTCTATGGGTGGCAACTGCGGTGTATGGGGCCTCAATGGCTACCACATTTCCCAGTGGCGTTTCTTGGATTGAACAGTACATGACCATTAAAGGCAAATCGGCTGCTTTATTTGTAGTTGGTGCTGCCCTGGGAGAAATGATCATTCCTGTGGTAGTTGGATCTCTTCAAGGAAAATACCCACATCTTCCTGGGATTCTGTATGTTTCATTGGGGTCAGCTATTGCCACAGGCGTTTTGTTTCCTATCATGTACAAACTGGCCACCGCACCTCTTGATAGCAAGATTCAGGAAAGAAAGAGTGAAGACCAGAAAGCACTACTCTCTACTTCTAGATTTAATGAGGAGGATGAAGATGATTATGGAGAAGATGGTGCTGAAGAAGAATGGAACAAAATCGACTTTGAAATGATTGAAATGAATGATACTATGAGGAATTCAGTAATAGAAACATCTAGGAAAATTTTGAGGGAATCTCCCATAGAAATCTCTAGTCAGTTATTGTCCAATAGCATACCATTCAGTTCCTCTTTAGTTATTACTAGCAACTCCTCTGTGAAGCCCCTTACTCTAGACAGGGAAAAAGAATGA